The genomic DNA GTACGTCCGCAACGGGAGTCGACCGCTCCTGTTCCTCGGACTCGGTATCGGGCTGGTGACGCTCCCGTCGCTCCTGCTGTCGGGCGCGTCGGTGGCGTTCGCCGTCCCCGCGTACGTCGATGTGGTCGTCGTCGCGCAGACGCTCGGATTGCTGTCGATGCTCTACGCGTTCACGCGGGCATGAGCACGGTCCGGGACGCGACGACGGGCCCCGTCCCTGCCACCGCACCCGCGACGACGGGTGATTCCGTGCAGGGGTCGGCCGGTCGTGAGCCGGTCGGCGCCCGGTGTGGCTCCCTCGCCGCGTGTCCGGGGTGGAGTACCGCCGATGGCGGAGCCGGCGCGCTCGTGTCGGTGCCCGCTCCGCCCACATCCCCAAGCTGTTGGGTGAACACGGACCTCACCACCCGCCGACCGACCGATATGGAAGACGGAGCCGACGGCACGACGGGCGGGGAGCGATCGGCATGAGTGGCGTCTGGTCGCGGTCGCGACAGCGGCTCGCACACGTCGCCCTGGCGACGGCGCTCGGGGTGTACCTCTACTCACCGCTGGGGAGCGTGGCGGCGTTCGAACTCGCGGTGCAGGTGCTCGTGTTCCCGGCGCTCGCGCTCTCCGGCCTGTTGCTGTGGAAGGGCCACCGTCTCCGGCGGTGGCTGGGTCGGTGAGCGGGGACGACCTGTCGACTGAGGCTGCTCCGCCCGACGTTCGACACCTGTTCGAAGCGTACCGCGGGAGTCTGCCACCAGAGGGGCGCCCGGACCTCGCCGGCGCGTTTTCGTTCGGCGACACGCCCGCGCTGGCCGATACGCTCGCCGACCTCGTCTGCGTGGGGGAGAAGACGGCTACCGCCGAGGCGAAGTGGACGGTTGAGGCGGCAGGAGAGCCGCTCCCGGAGCCGGGCGACCACTGGGTCGTCCTCGACGGCGATGGGGAGCCACGGTGTGTGATCCGCACCGAGCGCGTCGAGGTTGTCCCGTTCGTCGACGTGACTCCCGACCATGCCGCCGCCGAGGGCGAGAGCGACGGCTCGCTGGCGTCCTGGCGCCTGGCGCACGTCCGGTACTACCAGCGGACGCTTCCCGAGGGGCGATCGTTCGACCCGGAGATGCCGGTCGTCTGCGAGCGGTTCCGGGTCGTCTACCGCGCCTGAGCGTCTCCCGTGGTGGGTCGCCGTGGATCACCCAACTCCCGGCCCCACACGACAATCACGACGAGCGCCGCCGCGACGGTCAGAAGCGTCATCGCCTGCCCGTACCGGAGCTCGAGGAGCGGCGTGGTGAGTGTCCCCGAGACGAACGCCTCCGTCCCGTTGACCGCTGCGTGGAGGAGGACGGCATGGAGCACGCTCCCCCGGGTGTGGTCGAACACCCACGTCAGCAACACCGAGAGCGCGAGGAGTCGCGGCAGGTACCACTCGAACGGGAGCGTCGTCCCGGCGTCGGTCAGGAGGAACACCGGCAGGTGCCAGACGGCCCAGACGGCCCCGAGGAGGAGGCTCGCGCCGAGCGCGTCGAACCGTGCCTGCAGTCGCGGGAGAGCGTAGCCCCGCCACCCCAGCTCCTCGGCGAGCGCCCCGCTTCCGAGGCTGGAGACGAGGAACAGGGCGACGATGACGGGGAGCGGGAGGGTCCCGAGGTCACCGCCGAACCGGCCGAGCGGTCCGGCCCCGGCGGTCAGGTGGAGATACCACCAGCCGAGGAGGCCGAGGCCGACCGGCAGGAGCGCGGCGGCGTACCAGCGGAGAGGAACGCGGATTCGAACGAGCCGGGCGAGCAGTCGTCGGAGGCCGGCGAGACCGTCGGCCCGCCACGTCAGCACGAGCGCTGCAACGGACGGACCGAAGATGGAACCGACCACCAGCGGTGTGGCTTGCGCGACGGGGACGAGGCCGAGGACGACTGGGAGGAACAGCCCCCACGAGAGCAGGAACGTCAGGGCGACGAAACGGACGAGCGTTTCCGGGGGAGCGTCGATCCGGGTCGGGTCTGGCGGAGTCACGGGTCGGCTTGGTCC from Haloglomus litoreum includes the following:
- a CDS encoding DUF7521 family protein, with product MTAADPVVVAASLLVAALALLVVAQCYRGYVRNGSRPLLFLGLGIGLVTLPSLLLSGASVAFAVPAYVDVVVVAQTLGLLSMLYAFTRA
- a CDS encoding CPBP family intramembrane glutamic endopeptidase; the protein is MTPPDPTRIDAPPETLVRFVALTFLLSWGLFLPVVLGLVPVAQATPLVVGSIFGPSVAALVLTWRADGLAGLRRLLARLVRIRVPLRWYAAALLPVGLGLLGWWYLHLTAGAGPLGRFGGDLGTLPLPVIVALFLVSSLGSGALAEELGWRGYALPRLQARFDALGASLLLGAVWAVWHLPVFLLTDAGTTLPFEWYLPRLLALSVLLTWVFDHTRGSVLHAVLLHAAVNGTEAFVSGTLTTPLLELRYGQAMTLLTVAAALVVIVVWGRELGDPRRPTTGDAQAR
- a CDS encoding ASCH domain-containing protein; protein product: MSGDDLSTEAAPPDVRHLFEAYRGSLPPEGRPDLAGAFSFGDTPALADTLADLVCVGEKTATAEAKWTVEAAGEPLPEPGDHWVVLDGDGEPRCVIRTERVEVVPFVDVTPDHAAAEGESDGSLASWRLAHVRYYQRTLPEGRSFDPEMPVVCERFRVVYRA